In a single window of the Streptomyces sp. NBC_00353 genome:
- a CDS encoding alpha-galactosidase: MTGLEQWLLRTDTTTYAVTLGGDGRWAELAAWGPHGAEHGPSPMDWSRRTHFITPADAAPAEYIPYGLRPFTGADLIARQAGGDRGSWWRFTGATTDGDRALRLEFADEVLGLRTTLCYETVPGTDVILRWTELTCTGEREVRLERFDSAAVNVPVQGGARLTYLAGQWSQEFQLKHLELERGRFEMESTQGSAGHAYAPWLAVQDAAAPAEGTTPTYGIALEWSGNWRISTDAEPGGSVRVRAGRVPHEGAVRLAPGATLTTPRLACAFSADGLDGLARVWHRYERRLTGDRMNRPRQVLYNSWEATGFDVDAAGQLELAKAAADLGAELFVVDDGWFTGRHDDTGGLGDWEPDPAEFPGGFDRFVDEVRALGMDFGLWVEPEGISPRSKLYAEHPEWVYRLDGRPATLVRNQLLLDLGRTDVQDFVIATLDRLLGDHAISYLKWDMNRPPTERGRPDSPSGDDPEHLDLDAAHVAGYLRVLDHLRAAHPHVTVEGCAGGGARVEHATLARTDVVWPSDNTAPLDRLRIQYGYLHAHAPHTMSSWVTDAAGVFDPRPRSLAFRFVNSIAGVLGIGADIREWTTEQCAEATGWIDRYKEVRDVVHHGEVHLLGSPADPTCGIQYEEPGGGRLVVTAWSTGTLDGAPLVPGRAARLRLRGLSPDAVYTDQDSGTRYSGAHLLHSGLPFAWTAGHDAELVVLARQ; this comes from the coding sequence GTGACCGGGCTCGAGCAGTGGCTGCTGCGTACCGACACGACCACCTATGCCGTCACCCTCGGCGGCGACGGCCGCTGGGCCGAACTCGCCGCGTGGGGGCCGCACGGTGCGGAACATGGTCCGTCGCCGATGGACTGGTCGCGGCGGACCCACTTCATCACCCCCGCCGACGCGGCGCCCGCCGAGTACATCCCGTACGGGCTGCGGCCGTTCACCGGCGCGGACCTGATCGCCCGGCAAGCGGGCGGCGACCGCGGCAGCTGGTGGCGGTTCACCGGCGCCACTACGGACGGGGACCGCGCGCTGCGCCTGGAGTTCGCCGACGAGGTCCTCGGTCTGCGTACGACGCTGTGCTACGAGACCGTCCCGGGCACCGACGTCATCCTGCGCTGGACGGAGCTGACCTGCACCGGCGAGCGGGAGGTGCGCCTTGAGCGCTTCGACTCCGCCGCCGTCAACGTGCCCGTCCAAGGCGGTGCCAGGCTGACCTACCTGGCGGGCCAGTGGTCGCAGGAGTTCCAGCTGAAGCACCTGGAACTGGAACGCGGCCGCTTCGAGATGGAGAGCACCCAGGGCTCGGCGGGTCACGCGTACGCCCCCTGGCTCGCGGTCCAGGACGCGGCCGCCCCGGCCGAGGGCACCACCCCCACCTACGGCATCGCCCTGGAGTGGTCCGGGAACTGGCGGATCAGCACCGACGCCGAGCCCGGCGGTTCGGTCCGGGTCCGTGCCGGCCGGGTGCCGCACGAGGGCGCCGTCCGCCTCGCTCCTGGCGCCACCCTCACCACGCCCCGGCTGGCCTGCGCCTTCAGCGCGGACGGTCTCGACGGGCTGGCCCGTGTGTGGCACCGCTACGAGCGGCGGCTGACCGGTGACCGTATGAACCGGCCCCGCCAGGTGCTCTACAACTCCTGGGAGGCGACCGGCTTCGACGTCGACGCCGCAGGGCAGCTGGAACTCGCCAAGGCTGCCGCGGACCTCGGCGCCGAGCTGTTCGTCGTCGATGACGGCTGGTTCACCGGACGCCACGACGACACCGGCGGCCTGGGCGACTGGGAGCCGGACCCGGCCGAGTTCCCCGGCGGTTTCGACCGGTTCGTCGACGAGGTCCGCGCACTCGGCATGGACTTCGGGCTGTGGGTCGAACCCGAGGGCATCAGCCCCCGATCCAAGCTGTACGCCGAGCACCCCGAGTGGGTCTACCGTCTCGACGGCCGCCCCGCCACGCTCGTACGCAATCAACTCCTGCTCGACCTCGGCCGCACGGACGTGCAGGACTTCGTCATCGCCACCCTCGACCGGCTCCTCGGCGACCACGCCATCAGCTACCTGAAGTGGGACATGAACCGGCCACCCACCGAGCGTGGCCGCCCCGACAGTCCTTCGGGCGACGACCCGGAGCACCTGGATCTGGACGCCGCCCATGTGGCCGGCTACCTGCGGGTCCTGGACCACCTGCGGGCCGCCCACCCCCACGTCACCGTGGAGGGCTGCGCGGGCGGCGGCGCACGCGTCGAGCACGCCACCCTCGCCCGCACCGACGTCGTGTGGCCCAGCGACAACACCGCACCGCTGGACCGGCTGCGTATCCAGTACGGCTACCTCCATGCCCACGCCCCGCACACCATGAGCTCCTGGGTCACCGACGCCGCCGGTGTCTTCGACCCCCGGCCCCGCTCGCTCGCCTTCCGGTTCGTCAACTCCATCGCCGGCGTGCTGGGCATCGGTGCCGACATCCGCGAGTGGACGACGGAGCAGTGTGCCGAGGCGACCGGGTGGATCGATCGCTACAAGGAGGTCCGCGACGTCGTGCACCACGGCGAGGTGCACCTGCTGGGCAGCCCGGCCGACCCCACCTGCGGCATCCAGTACGAGGAACCCGGCGGCGGACGCCTGGTGGTGACGGCCTGGAGCACCGGGACCCTGGACGGCGCACCCCTGGTGCCCGGCAGGGCCGCCCGGCTGCGGCTGCGCGGCCTGTCGCCCGACGCGGTCTACACGGACCAGGACTCCGGCACCCGCTACAGCGGCGCCCATCTGCTCCACTCGGGACTGCCGTTCGCCTGGACCGCCGGGCACGACGCGGAACTGGTCGTCCTGGCCCGGCAGTGA
- a CDS encoding SMP-30/gluconolactonase/LRE family protein yields MTTPTVHGIDRLELGEGIRWTDGRAVLTDILSGRLLSAPDDPAAPFGLIAQLPFPLGAVAPVEGRPGHWIAAAGTGICRIDDAGRVDWIARPEDDAPVPMRMNDGVADPHGRFWAGSMAYEATEDAGSLYRVDRDGRVTRVLRDITVPNGPAFTADGTVMYLADSARGIIRRYPVDPATGDLGEPRPFVTLGSGSPDGMTADVDGGLWTAVWGTGQVHRYHPDGALDRIVELAAAQPAGLCLGGPDGRTLLVTSARIGLPDPGPLDGAVFASRVAIPGAPAAPYRPAGTADTTAVFADTR; encoded by the coding sequence GTGACCACGCCCACGGTCCACGGGATCGACCGACTCGAACTCGGCGAGGGCATCCGGTGGACGGACGGCCGCGCGGTCCTGACCGACATCCTCTCCGGGCGGTTGCTGTCCGCCCCCGACGACCCCGCCGCACCGTTCGGACTGATCGCGCAACTGCCCTTTCCACTGGGTGCGGTGGCCCCTGTCGAAGGACGCCCCGGCCACTGGATCGCGGCGGCGGGTACCGGCATCTGCCGTATCGACGACGCCGGACGCGTCGACTGGATCGCACGCCCCGAGGACGATGCCCCGGTGCCGATGCGGATGAACGACGGCGTCGCCGACCCGCACGGCCGCTTCTGGGCCGGCAGCATGGCCTACGAGGCGACCGAGGACGCGGGCTCGCTCTACCGCGTGGACCGCGACGGCCGAGTCACCCGCGTGCTGCGGGACATCACGGTCCCGAACGGCCCGGCCTTCACCGCCGACGGCACCGTCATGTACCTCGCCGACAGCGCCCGCGGCATCATCCGGCGTTACCCCGTCGACCCCGCCACCGGCGACCTGGGCGAGCCCCGTCCCTTCGTCACCCTCGGTTCCGGCAGCCCGGACGGCATGACGGCCGACGTCGACGGCGGGCTGTGGACCGCCGTCTGGGGCACCGGACAGGTCCACCGCTACCACCCCGACGGCGCCCTCGACCGGATCGTGGAACTGGCCGCCGCCCAGCCTGCCGGACTCTGCCTCGGCGGCCCCGACGGCCGCACCCTTCTTGTCACCAGTGCCCGTATCGGCCTGCCCGATCCGGGTCCGCTCGACGGCGCCGTCTTCGCTTCGCGCGTGGCCATACCCGGGGCGCCCGCCGCGCCGTACCGCCCGGCGGGCACCGCAGACACCACCGCGGTCTTCGCCGACACCCGCTAG
- a CDS encoding ABC transporter substrate-binding protein, translated as MTAFNATRRRFLVGSGAVGAGALLSSCVTQSPSATGGKSGGPVTLQSNLSSPQAKTAMKAIVAAFDKRGDAKAQLNTVASETFRTQLPTYLTSATPPDVYTWYPGSVAESYAKKDLLLDISDIWEKPELAGYSDALKKLCTSASSGKKVFVPTSYYWWGMFYRKSNFAKWGVQEPKSWDEFLDLCDKLKSKGVAPIGLGAGGDTPWVASAWFDYLNIRVNGATYHRELLAGKHRFDDPEVRKVFDRWDEARPFFDPNGTAIPFQDATTALLQGRTGMMLIGTFFADAAPKDALGDLDFFQFPIIDPKIPVAEEAPTDGYFASARTKRTDGTKELMRYLATAEAQELYLKSSSGTTLPTHPDAKDSGTPLVLKGRKLIESAADLTQFFNRDSSDALQPTADTALVHYLAKPKQVGSILTTWQRSAQKIWSQ; from the coding sequence ATGACCGCCTTCAACGCCACCCGCCGCAGATTCCTCGTAGGATCAGGCGCCGTCGGCGCCGGCGCGCTGCTCAGCAGCTGCGTCACCCAGAGCCCGTCCGCCACCGGAGGAAAGTCCGGCGGCCCGGTGACCCTGCAGTCCAACCTCTCCTCCCCGCAGGCCAAGACGGCCATGAAGGCGATCGTCGCCGCATTCGACAAGCGCGGGGACGCGAAGGCACAGCTCAACACCGTCGCCTCGGAGACCTTCCGCACGCAGCTGCCGACCTACCTCACCTCGGCCACCCCGCCGGACGTCTACACCTGGTATCCGGGGTCGGTCGCCGAGTCCTACGCGAAGAAGGACCTCCTCCTCGACATCAGCGACATCTGGGAGAAGCCGGAGCTCGCCGGATACTCCGACGCGCTGAAGAAGCTGTGCACCTCCGCCTCCAGCGGCAAGAAGGTCTTCGTGCCCACCAGCTACTACTGGTGGGGCATGTTCTACCGGAAGTCCAACTTCGCCAAGTGGGGCGTGCAGGAGCCCAAGAGCTGGGACGAGTTCCTCGACCTGTGCGACAAGCTCAAGAGCAAGGGCGTCGCCCCGATCGGCCTCGGCGCCGGCGGTGACACCCCGTGGGTGGCCTCCGCATGGTTCGACTACCTCAACATCCGCGTCAACGGCGCGACGTACCACCGCGAACTCCTGGCGGGCAAGCACCGCTTCGACGACCCCGAGGTCCGCAAGGTCTTCGACCGCTGGGACGAGGCGCGCCCCTTCTTCGACCCCAACGGCACGGCGATCCCCTTCCAGGACGCCACCACCGCGCTGCTCCAGGGCCGTACGGGCATGATGCTGATCGGTACCTTCTTCGCCGACGCCGCGCCCAAGGACGCCCTCGGCGACCTGGACTTCTTCCAGTTCCCCATCATCGACCCGAAGATCCCGGTGGCCGAGGAGGCCCCCACCGACGGCTACTTCGCCAGCGCGCGCACCAAGCGCACCGACGGCACCAAGGAATTGATGCGCTACCTGGCCACCGCCGAGGCGCAGGAGCTCTACCTCAAGAGCTCCTCGGGCACCACGCTGCCGACCCACCCCGACGCCAAGGACAGCGGCACACCCCTGGTCCTCAAGGGCCGCAAGCTCATCGAGAGCGCCGCCGACCTCACCCAGTTCTTCAACCGCGACTCCAGCGACGCCCTCCAGCCGACCGCCGACACGGCACTGGTCCACTACCTGGCCAAGCCCAAGCAGGTCGGCTCCATCCTCACCACCTGGCAGCGCAGCGCCCAGAAGATCTGGAGTCAGTGA
- a CDS encoding carbohydrate ABC transporter permease, producing the protein MALIGSARRSRATRVPPVVLAFVLLPLLAEAFWVFWPAMQGFYLSLTSWDGLSAPTFVGLGNFSEMVHDSVFRTAALNTVLWLVLFGGLSAALGLGAALLLQQERRGVGFYRAALFLPVVFSLVATALVWQAMYQPDGLINNVLSAIGLGSWRHAWLADQDTAFYAVIVPALWRQVGYVMVLYLAGLKGIDPALYEAAKVDGANRLQQFRHITLPQLKSVNAVVLSVIVIDSLRSFDVVWALTRGGPYHSSELLSTYMYSTAFQSLRLGYGSALAVVIFLLAFGVIASYLVRAFREAD; encoded by the coding sequence ATGGCGCTGATCGGCTCCGCACGAAGGTCCAGGGCCACGCGGGTGCCCCCGGTGGTCCTGGCCTTCGTCCTCCTGCCGCTGCTCGCCGAGGCCTTCTGGGTCTTCTGGCCCGCTATGCAGGGCTTCTACCTCTCGCTCACCTCGTGGGACGGCCTTTCGGCGCCGACCTTCGTCGGACTCGGCAACTTCAGCGAGATGGTGCACGATTCGGTCTTCCGCACGGCCGCCTTGAACACGGTGCTGTGGCTGGTTCTCTTCGGCGGGCTGTCCGCCGCCCTCGGACTCGGTGCCGCGCTGCTGCTCCAGCAGGAGCGGCGCGGCGTCGGGTTCTACCGGGCGGCGCTGTTCCTGCCGGTGGTCTTCTCACTGGTCGCCACCGCGCTGGTGTGGCAGGCCATGTACCAGCCGGACGGTCTGATCAACAATGTGCTGTCGGCCATCGGCCTCGGGAGCTGGCGGCACGCCTGGCTCGCCGACCAGGACACCGCCTTCTACGCGGTGATCGTGCCCGCACTGTGGCGCCAGGTCGGTTACGTCATGGTGCTCTACCTCGCCGGCCTCAAGGGCATCGACCCCGCACTGTACGAGGCGGCCAAGGTCGACGGCGCGAACCGCCTCCAGCAGTTCCGGCACATCACGCTGCCGCAGCTCAAGAGCGTCAACGCGGTCGTCCTGTCGGTCATCGTCATCGACTCGCTGCGCTCGTTCGACGTCGTGTGGGCGCTCACCCGTGGCGGCCCGTACCACTCCTCCGAACTGCTGAGCACCTATATGTACTCCACCGCGTTCCAGTCCCTGCGGCTGGGCTACGGCTCCGCGCTCGCCGTCGTCATCTTCCTGCTGGCCTTCGGTGTCATCGCCAGCTACCTCGTGCGCGCCTTCCGGGAGGCCGACTGA
- a CDS encoding bifunctional 4-hydroxy-2-oxoglutarate aldolase/2-dehydro-3-deoxy-phosphogluconate aldolase: MDLLTALRAHRLLAIVRGSDPDAALKTVLTLAEEGVTLVEVSLSGRDALDVISRARAALGPDATLGAGTVLTADDARAAHRAGAAFLVTPAVSDGIATGRELGLPVLAGVMTPTDVLQALRLGADALKLFPAGSAGGPGYLRDLRGPFPDLPFVPVGGVDARAAADYLRSGATAVGVGSPLIADAAGGGSLAGLRERAREFLDVVRPEPRP, from the coding sequence ATGGACCTGCTCACCGCGCTGCGCGCGCACCGGCTGCTAGCCATCGTCCGCGGCAGCGACCCGGATGCCGCACTCAAGACCGTCCTCACTCTCGCGGAGGAGGGCGTCACACTCGTCGAGGTGTCCCTCAGCGGGCGGGACGCCCTCGACGTCATCTCCCGGGCCCGCGCCGCGCTCGGCCCGGACGCCACCCTCGGCGCGGGCACCGTCCTCACCGCCGACGACGCGCGGGCCGCCCACCGGGCCGGAGCCGCGTTCCTGGTCACCCCGGCGGTCAGCGACGGCATCGCCACCGGCAGGGAGCTCGGGCTCCCCGTGCTCGCGGGCGTCATGACACCGACCGACGTCCTCCAGGCGCTGCGCCTCGGGGCCGACGCCCTCAAGCTCTTCCCCGCCGGAAGCGCCGGAGGCCCCGGATATCTGCGGGATCTGCGCGGCCCCTTCCCCGACCTGCCCTTCGTGCCCGTCGGGGGAGTGGACGCCCGGGCCGCCGCCGACTATCTGCGGAGCGGGGCCACGGCCGTCGGCGTCGGCTCGCCCCTGATCGCGGACGCGGCCGGCGGAGGCAGCCTGGCCGGCCTTCGCGAGCGCGCACGGGAGTTTTTGGACGTCGTCCGTCCGGAGCCCCGCCCGTGA
- a CDS encoding FadR/GntR family transcriptional regulator, whose translation MTPYARRGVHGQTVETLARRVLSGEIPEGATLDMAALQSELDVSLTALRESLKVLAAKGMVDARQKRGTFVRPRANWNLLDADVLRWQFSESNGTGADLALLRNLGEVRGIIEPAAVRLAATRRTDADLEALEAALAAMGEEGSASHAVESDLAFHRALLAATHNELLERMEMVIESGLAQRDQIVHSAPHSEDPVPSHRAVLDAVRDRDPDAAERAMRALLDQAMRDLDKVSGPHGAESADGSAEAKDGQAK comes from the coding sequence ATGACGCCATACGCGCGCCGCGGAGTGCACGGCCAGACCGTGGAGACCCTCGCCCGCCGGGTGCTCAGCGGCGAGATCCCCGAGGGAGCGACGCTCGACATGGCGGCCCTGCAGAGCGAGCTGGACGTCAGCCTGACGGCCCTGCGCGAATCGCTGAAGGTCCTCGCGGCCAAGGGCATGGTGGACGCCCGCCAGAAGCGCGGCACCTTCGTGCGGCCGCGCGCCAACTGGAATCTGCTCGACGCCGATGTCCTGCGGTGGCAGTTCTCCGAGAGCAACGGAACCGGCGCCGACCTCGCGCTGCTGCGCAACCTCGGCGAGGTTCGCGGCATCATCGAACCGGCCGCCGTCCGGCTGGCCGCGACCCGCCGTACCGACGCCGACCTCGAAGCGCTGGAGGCGGCGCTGGCCGCCATGGGCGAGGAGGGCAGCGCGAGTCACGCCGTCGAGTCCGACCTCGCCTTCCACCGGGCGCTGCTGGCGGCCACCCACAACGAACTGCTGGAACGCATGGAGATGGTCATCGAGTCGGGCCTCGCCCAGCGCGACCAGATCGTGCACAGCGCGCCGCACAGCGAGGACCCCGTGCCCAGCCACCGGGCCGTTCTCGATGCCGTACGGGACCGGGATCCGGACGCCGCCGAGCGCGCCATGCGCGCCCTGCTCGACCAGGCGATGCGCGACCTGGACAAGGTCAGCGGCCCGCACGGGGCCGAGAGCGCGGACGGCTCCGCCGAAGCGAAGGACGGCCAGGCAAAGTGA
- a CDS encoding carbohydrate ABC transporter permease gives MTATHVPAPVKDHPGPSSVPAPAAGRPVVRGRAWRTTGFHVSAGLLSALWLLPIVLVLVTSTRTFDDIAAHGVGSWPHSFTFGGFRQAWVDGGQQQALINSMLVSVPTVLLSLGLASTAAFALSRYDLPLRRVLLLLMLGGNLLPPQILLIPVSKLSEVLGIYDQLYALIGVQVGFGVGFYVFVLHGFMRSIPGEIQQAAVIDGASPWQIYWRIILPLARPALAALSALSFTWIFNDLLWAITVLRTDTQMPITASLIGLQGQYVSMWNVIAAGSVIAAAPTVAVFLRFQRHFVAGLNLGAVK, from the coding sequence ATGACCGCGACCCACGTTCCCGCACCCGTCAAGGACCACCCGGGGCCGTCCTCCGTGCCGGCTCCGGCGGCAGGCCGGCCCGTCGTCCGCGGCCGCGCCTGGCGTACCACCGGCTTCCACGTCTCCGCAGGCCTGCTGTCCGCTCTGTGGCTGCTGCCGATCGTCCTCGTCCTGGTCACCAGCACCCGCACCTTCGACGACATCGCCGCGCACGGGGTGGGCAGTTGGCCGCACTCCTTCACCTTCGGCGGCTTCCGTCAGGCGTGGGTGGACGGAGGCCAGCAGCAGGCCCTCATCAACAGCATGCTGGTCTCCGTCCCCACCGTGCTCCTCTCGCTGGGCCTCGCCTCCACGGCGGCGTTCGCACTCAGCCGCTATGACCTGCCGCTGCGCCGCGTCCTGCTGCTCCTGATGCTCGGCGGCAACCTGCTGCCCCCGCAGATCCTGCTGATCCCCGTCTCCAAACTCAGCGAGGTGCTCGGCATCTACGACCAGCTGTACGCGCTGATCGGGGTGCAGGTCGGCTTCGGCGTCGGCTTCTACGTCTTCGTCCTGCACGGCTTCATGCGATCGATCCCCGGAGAGATCCAGCAGGCCGCCGTCATCGACGGCGCGAGCCCCTGGCAGATCTACTGGCGGATCATCCTGCCGCTGGCCCGCCCGGCGCTCGCCGCGCTGAGCGCCCTGTCGTTCACCTGGATCTTCAACGACCTGCTGTGGGCCATCACCGTGCTCCGCACGGACACCCAGATGCCCATCACCGCGTCCCTCATCGGGCTGCAGGGCCAGTACGTGTCGATGTGGAACGTCATCGCCGCCGGATCGGTGATCGCCGCCGCCCCGACCGTGGCCGTCTTCCTCCGCTTCCAGCGCCACTTCGTGGCCGGACTCAACCTGGGGGCCGTCAAGTGA
- a CDS encoding SDR family NAD(P)-dependent oxidoreductase → MNPAARFTNRVAVVTGAASGIGAATAARLAAEGAAVVLADIDAERGEDTTARLRKDGAKAVFVATDVAQEEDWQRVMDAAHTFGPVNVLVSNAFTVQVLPAHEMTLASWERQLSVNLTGAFLGFRAALPDLRDHRGAVVLTSSVHAHRGIPGHPAYAASKGALLSLCGQLAVEYGPQVRVNAVLPGPILTAAWDRVPQHERELSVEETAARRFGTPEEVAAAVAFLAADEASYITGSSLLVDGGWSVVKASA, encoded by the coding sequence ATGAACCCAGCGGCCCGCTTCACCAACCGTGTTGCCGTAGTCACCGGCGCCGCCTCGGGCATCGGGGCGGCCACCGCGGCGCGCCTCGCCGCCGAGGGTGCGGCCGTCGTCCTCGCCGACATCGACGCCGAACGCGGCGAGGACACGACGGCGCGGCTCCGCAAGGACGGCGCGAAGGCCGTCTTCGTCGCCACCGATGTCGCGCAGGAGGAGGACTGGCAGCGGGTGATGGACGCCGCCCACACCTTCGGACCCGTCAACGTGCTGGTCAGCAACGCCTTTACGGTGCAGGTGCTGCCCGCCCACGAGATGACGCTCGCCTCCTGGGAACGGCAGCTGTCCGTCAACCTCACCGGGGCCTTCCTCGGCTTCAGGGCGGCGCTGCCCGATCTGCGCGACCACCGGGGGGCCGTGGTGCTCACCTCCTCCGTGCACGCCCACCGCGGCATCCCCGGCCACCCGGCGTACGCGGCGAGCAAAGGCGCACTGCTCTCGTTGTGCGGACAGCTCGCGGTCGAGTACGGCCCGCAGGTACGGGTCAACGCCGTGCTGCCGGGGCCCATCCTCACCGCCGCGTGGGACAGGGTGCCGCAGCACGAGCGTGAGTTGAGCGTCGAGGAGACCGCGGCCCGCCGCTTCGGCACCCCCGAGGAGGTCGCCGCAGCCGTGGCCTTCCTCGCCGCCGACGAAGCCTCGTACATCACCGGATCGAGCCTGCTCGTGGACGGCGGCTGGAGCGTCGTCAAAGCGTCCGCCTGA
- the dgoD gene encoding galactonate dehydratase: protein MKIARVETFLIPPRWLFCRIETDEGVVGWGEPVVEGRAEVVRAAVEVLAEHLVGQDPLRIQDHWQVLSKGGFYRGGPVLSSAVAGLDQALWDIAGRTLGVPVHTLLGGPVRDTVRVYAWVGGDEPARLKDEITAQVEAGFTAVKMNAAGRTPPLTSPAETAAVVERVAAAREALGPHRDVAVDFHGRFSAANARRVLHEIEPLHPLFVEEPVLPDQAHLLAGLVAASSVPLATGERLYGRAEFLPALTAGIAVAQPDLSHAGGISEVTRIASLAETFGAHLAPHCPLGPIALAASLQVAFATPNFLIQEQSRGIHYNKDADLLSYVVDTEPFRFVDGQAHRTELPGLGITVDEDAVRAADRSGHNWRNPVWRHADGSFAEW, encoded by the coding sequence GTGAAGATCGCGCGTGTCGAGACCTTCCTCATCCCGCCCCGCTGGCTGTTCTGCCGGATCGAGACCGACGAGGGTGTGGTCGGCTGGGGCGAACCGGTGGTCGAGGGCCGGGCCGAGGTGGTGCGAGCCGCCGTCGAGGTCCTGGCCGAACACCTCGTCGGCCAGGATCCGCTGCGCATCCAGGACCACTGGCAGGTGCTGAGCAAGGGCGGTTTCTACCGGGGAGGGCCCGTGCTCTCGAGCGCCGTGGCCGGCCTCGACCAGGCCCTGTGGGACATCGCCGGCCGCACCCTGGGCGTGCCGGTGCACACCCTGCTCGGCGGGCCTGTCCGCGACACGGTCCGGGTGTACGCCTGGGTGGGCGGCGACGAACCCGCTCGGCTCAAGGACGAGATCACCGCCCAGGTCGAGGCAGGCTTCACCGCCGTCAAGATGAACGCCGCCGGGCGCACTCCGCCGCTCACCAGCCCCGCCGAGACGGCCGCCGTCGTCGAGCGGGTGGCGGCGGCCCGCGAGGCACTCGGTCCGCACCGGGACGTCGCCGTCGACTTCCACGGCCGGTTCAGCGCCGCCAACGCACGCCGTGTCCTGCACGAGATAGAGCCGCTGCACCCGCTGTTCGTCGAGGAACCCGTGCTGCCCGATCAGGCGCACCTGCTCGCGGGGCTGGTCGCCGCGTCGTCCGTCCCGCTCGCCACCGGTGAAAGGCTCTACGGACGCGCCGAATTCCTCCCGGCACTGACCGCGGGCATCGCCGTGGCCCAGCCGGACCTGTCGCACGCCGGCGGGATATCCGAGGTCACCCGGATCGCCTCGCTCGCCGAGACCTTCGGGGCCCACCTGGCACCGCACTGCCCGCTCGGGCCCATCGCGCTGGCCGCCAGCCTCCAGGTCGCCTTCGCCACGCCCAACTTCCTGATCCAGGAGCAGAGCCGCGGCATCCACTACAACAAGGACGCCGACCTGCTGTCGTACGTGGTCGACACCGAGCCCTTCCGCTTCGTCGACGGCCAGGCGCACCGCACCGAACTGCCCGGCCTCGGCATCACCGTCGACGAGGACGCCGTCCGCGCGGCCGACCGCTCGGGCCACAACTGGCGCAACCCCGTGTGGCGACACGCCGACGGCTCCTTCGCCGAATGGTGA